The Trichosurus vulpecula isolate mTriVul1 chromosome 4, mTriVul1.pri, whole genome shotgun sequence genome contains a region encoding:
- the SLC5A7 gene encoding high affinity choline transporter 1 isoform X3, producing the protein MGGIPWQAYFQRVLSSSSATSAQVLSFLAAFGCLLMALPPILIGAIGASTDWNKTSYGVPGPVENQEADMILPIVLQHLCPVYISFFGLGAVSAAVMSSADSSILSASSMFARNIYQLSFRQNASDREIVWVMRITVFLFGAAATTMALLAKSVYGLWFLSSDLIYIIIFPQLLCVLFVKGTNTYGAMVGYMLGLIFRVTGGEPYLYLQPLILYPGHYRDEDGIYHQRFPFKTFAMLISFFTNISVSYLAKYLFESGTLPPKVDLLDAVVARHSEENMDKTTLVKKNENIKLDELAPVKPRQSLTLSSTFTNKEALMDIESSPEGSSTEDNLQ; encoded by the exons ATGGGAGGAATCCCATGGCAAGCCTATTTTCAAAGAGTTCTGTCATCATCTTCAGCGACTTCTGCTCAAGTACTATCCTTCCTGGCAGCTTTTGGATGCCTACTGATGGCCCTCCCTCCAATACTTATTGGTGCAATTGGAGCATCAACAG ACTGGAATAAGACTTCTTATGGTGTTCCAGGACCCGTAGAAAATCAAGAAGCAGATATGATTTTACCCATTGTGCTGCAGCATCTCTGTCCAGtatacatttctttctttggcCTTGGTGCAGTATCAGCTGCTGTAATGTCATCTGCAGATTCTTCAATCCTATCAGCAAGTTCAATGTTTGCTCGAAATATCTACCAACTGTCATTCAGACAAAAT GCATCCGATAGGGAAATCGTCTGGGTTATGAGAATTACTGTGTTTCTTTTTGGAGCTGCAGCTACCACAATGGCCTTATTAGCCAAATCTGTTTACGGACTCTGGTTTCTCAGTTCTGACCTTATTTACATAATCATCTTTCCTCAACTCTTGTGTGTACTCTTTGTCAAGGGAACCAACACATATGGTGCCATGGTGGGATATATGCTTGGTCTTATATTCAGAGTAACTGGAGGAGAGCCATATCTTTACCTGCAACCATTGATCTTGTATCCTGGTCATTACCGTGATGAAGATGGCATTTATCACCAGAGATTCCCATTTAAAACATTTGCTATGCTCATCTCCTTCTTCACCAATATCTCTGTCTCTTATCTTGCCAAATACCTATTTGAAAGTGGAACCCTGCCTCCCAAGGTAGACCTCCTTGATGCTGTGGTTGCCAGGCACAGTGAAGAGAATATGGACAAGACAACTTtggtcaaaaaaaatgaaaatattaaattagaTGAGCTTGCACCTGTGAAGCCTCGGCAGAGTTTGACTCTCAGCTCAACTTTTACAAACAAGGAGGCCCTCATGGACATCGAGTCAAGCCCAGAGGGCTCCAGTACTGAAGATAACTTACAATGA